AATCATTGCAAAAGCCGTCGCCTACCACGTGGCGCTGGTGGCGCCGGCGCGCATTGATCAGATCAACATCCTGCAGGCCACGCGCCAGGCCATGTGCGAGGCGGTGCAGGGGCTGGCTGTGCAGCCCGATTACTTGCTAGTGGACGCGATGGAGCATCTGCCCGTGGCAATGCCCATGCGCGCGCTGGTGCACGGCGACGCGCTGTCGTACAGCATCGCGGCGGCGTCCATCCTGGCCAAGGTGACGCGGGACCGGCTGATGGTGACGATGGACGCGCAGTACCCGCAGTACGGCTTCGCGCAGCACAAGGGGTATGGCACGGCGCAGCACATCGCCGCGCTGAAGGCGTACGGTCCCTGTCCGCTGCACAGGCGCAGCTTTATCGGCCACTTTGTGCAGACGGCGGAGGGGAACGCGCATGGATAACCAGGCGCTGGGCAGGCTGGGAGAGGAACAGGCCTGCGCCTACCTTGTGGCGCGGGGCTATGCGATTGTAGCGCGCAACGTGCGCACGCGCCAGGGAGAAGTGGACATCGTGGCGCGCCAGGGGGACGTGCTTGCCTTTGTAGAGGTCAAGACGCGTGCCTCCACGCGCTTTGGCATGCCCCAGCAGGCGGTGGACGCGCGCAAGCAGCGGCGCATCATCGCCGTGGCGCTGCAGTTTTTGCAGCAGCACCCCGCGTATGCGGCCTGTACGGTGCGCTTTGACGTCATTGCCTGCCTGCATGGAAACGTGACGCATTTTGTCGACGCATTTGCCGCGGACGGCGCCTTTTTTTGAGAGGAAAAGAGGGTTTTCCCGCCGGCGCGTTGAATCGATAGAGGAACGACGATGGAGAGTAACGCAACCACATGAATAGACGACGCAAAAAAGGATGGGCGCTCGCGCTGGCCCTGCTTGCGCTCCTGACGCTTGGCGGGTGCACGCAGATCCCCGTCACCACCCAGGCGCCCAGCTACGCGCCCGACGCCAATCCCTGGCTGATCGACGGGGGCACGTTGAAGATGCCCGCCGGCATCTTCTGGCCGCTGGTGGCGCTCCTCACGCTTGGGTTTCTGGCGCTGTGCTTTTACGCTTACAAGCGGGCGCAGCGCATGGCGCGCCTGGGCGAGACGCCGTACGACGCGCTGGCGCTGGGCTGCGCGTTTGCGCTTGCCTTTACCCTGCGCGCCGTGCTGGCCATGGTGTTTGCGGGCCATCCCACGGACATCGCCTGTTTTTCCGTGTGGAGCCTGCGCATGGTGGAGGTCGGTCCGGCCGACTTTTACATTCCCACGCTCTTTTGCGATTACCCGCCGGGGTATTTCTATTTAAACTATCCTTTTGCGGCCATGGTCAAGCTCTTTGGCCTCGCCTACCAGTCCCCCTTTACCACGCTGCTGATCAAAATGCCCGCGATCTTGGCGGATCTTGCGCTGGCCTACGTATTGATGCGCGTGGTCTCGGCGCGCTATGGCAGGGCACAGGGGAGTCTCGCGGCGCTGCTGGTGCTGTTTAACCCCGCGCTGTGGGTCAACTCTGCGATGTGGGGGCAGATCGATTCGGTGCTGACCATCCTGCTGGTGCTGACGCTGCTGGACGTCAAGCGCGACTATGTGGTGCGCGCGGGGGCCTGGTACACGGTGGCGCTGCTGGTCAAGCCCCAGGCGCTCATCATCGGGCCGGTGCTGCTGTGGTATGTGATCGACTACTTCCGCCGCAACAAGGCCAGGGCGCTGCTGCCCGCGCTCTACACCGCGCTTGTGATGCTGGGCATCTTCCTGCTTGCGGTGATTCCCGCCGGCGTCAAGCAGCCGTTCGGCTGGCTGGCGGCCAAATACTTCGGCACCATGACCTCCTACCCGTACGCCACGCTCAACGCGCCCAATTTTTACGCGCTATTGGGTTACAACCTCAAGTATCATATCGATACGCTGCTGGGGGTGTCGATGCAGACGTGGGGCATCATCGGCATGGCGGCCTCGGTGGCGCTCTCGGGCATCGTGTATTTCCGCAAGAAGGGGGAGCGTCCGCTGCTGGGCAGCGCGGCGACGCTGATCTTTACGCTGTTCATGTTCGGGCCGAGCATCCACGAGCGCTACATCTATCCGGCCATTATTCTGCTGTTTTTTATGGCGTGGCGCAGGCGCGATGCGCTGCTTGGCGGCATCGCGGCCGGCCTTTCGGCGGTGCAGTTTATCACGTGCATCGTGATACTGCGCGTCTTTCACTTCCCGGCAAACCACCCAGTGCTGCTCTTTTGCAGCGCGGCAAACCTCGCACTGTACCTGCTGTTTATGCTGCGCATGTTCGGCTGGCGCGCGCCTGCGCGCCGCCACGCGCGCAGCGGGCGGCAGCCACAAACAAAAAGCACCGGAGGCACCAATATGAAGCGATCAGGGCGCGCGGCACAGGAACGCATTCTGCACGGCGCAAACATCTATCCCAAAGCCAGGTGGACGCGCCTGGACGTCATCCTGCTGACGCTGCTGACGCTCGTCTACGGCTTCATCGGCCTGTCGCGCCTGGGGGACAGGCATATGCCCCAGACCTACTGGCAGCCCGAGCGCAGCATGTTCTGCTATGAGGTGGACTTCGGCAGCGTGCAGGACATCGCCTACGTCAACACGCTCGCCCTCATCAACGACGGCAAGATGACTGTCGAGGTCTCCGAGGACGGCGTCAACTGGGGCGAACCCATCATTGAATGGGACCACAGCTTTTCCAAATACTGGGTGTGGCAGCGCCACAACACGCCCTTCCACGCCCGTTACGTGCGCTTTATGCCCACGCAGGCCAACTTTCGCCTGCTGGAGATCGGCTTTTTTGACGCAAACGACAATCTGATCACGCCGACGGTGATCCAGGCGCAGGACGACGCGTATCCTTTTGCCAACGCCTTTGACGAGCAGCAGTACGTGCCCACCCGCGCCTCGTACATGAACAGCATGTATTTCGACGAGGTGTACCACCCGCGCACGGCGTACGAGCAGATCCACGGCTGGCAGATCTACGAGGTCACCCACCCGCCGCTGGGCAAGGACATCATGATGATCGGCATCAGCCTCTTTGGCATGACGCCCTTTGGCTGGCGCATCATGGGCGCGCTTGCGGGGGTGCTGATGGTGCCCGCCATGTACGTGCTGGGCAAGCAGCTCTTCAAAAAAACCAGGTACGCCTTTTTGACCAGCCTTTTGTTCACCTTCGACTTTATGCACTACGCCCAGACGCGCATCGCGACCATCGACTCGTTTTCGGTGCTGTTTATCATCGTGATGTTCATCTTTATGTACGATTACTTCACCCACAGCTTCCACGATTACCCGCTGTGGCGCACGCTGCTTCCCCTGGGGCTGTGCGGCCTTATGTTCGGCGTCGGCGCGGCCACCAAGTGGATATGCATCTACGCGGGCGGGGGCCTTGCGCTGCTGTTTTTCTACACGATGTATCTGCGCCTGCAGGAGTACCGCTGGGCGGGCAAGTACCTGAAGGTACTGCCCGAGCCTGTGGAGGAGCCGGTACAGGAACTGGACGCGGCCATGGCCGGCGATCCCCTGTGCATCGAGACGCAGGCAGAACGGGAGGCGCGCTTGGAGCGGACGCGCGCGCGCATGGGGCAGGTGCGCACGATGTTTCCCAAACGGCTTGCGGTTACCATCGCCTGGTGCCTGCTGTTCTTTATCGTGATCCCCTGCCTGATCTACTACGCCTCCTACGCGCCCTACGTGGGCACGCCCAACCAAGGCGGCTCGCAGCTGGAGATCGTGCTGCGCAACCAGGAATATATGTTCAGCTATCACGATAAACTGGTGCTGGAAATTCAAAAGGAACCCCATCCCTACGAATCCAAGTGGTACACCTGGCCGGTGATGATCCGCCCCATCTTCTTCTTTATGGGGGAAAACCTGCCGGAAGGCACGGTGGAGGGCCTGTCCTCCTTCGGCAACCCAGCGGTGTGGTGGCTCGGCTTTGTTGCGCTGATATGGATGATCTTCTCGCTCTTTACCAAACGGCGGCAGGGGGACCACGCCCTATGGGCGCGTGCGCACAGGCAGGATCGCACCCGCTGGTTTATCCTCATCGGCCTTGCGGCGCAGTACGTGCCCTGGATGTTTGTGCCGCGTTCCACCTACATCTACCATTACTTTGCCACGGTGCCCTTCCTTGTGCTGTGCATTGTGGTGATGCTGCGCGACTTTCTGGAGGTCAAACCCCACAGCAGGGCGCGCAAAGGCGTGGTGATCGGCTACTGCGCGCTGACGGTGCTGCTGTTTGCGATGTTCTATCCGCTCATCACGGGCACGCCTATCCCCGCCTGGTACGCCCAGTGCTGCCGCTGGCTGCCCAGCTGGGTGCTTTACGGTTACTGGCTCTAGACGATGCAATAGTACGGTGGAAGGGGGGATGCACAGGTGCTGGCACAGGTGCAGAGCTACGCGCTTTCCGGCCTGGAGGGCTACCGCGTGGACGTGGAGGTGGATATCTCCACCGGCCTGCCCGCCTTTGAGACGGTAGGCCTGCCCGACGCGGCGGTCAAAGAATCCAAAGAGCGGGTGCGCTCGGCTGTCAAAAACAGCGGTTTGGACTTCCCGCTTGCGCGCATCACGGTCAACCTCGCGCCCGCAAACGCGCGCAAGGAGGGATCGCTCTACGACCTGCCCATCGCGCTGGGTATCCTCTGCGCGACCGGACAGATTCCCAAAGCTGCGCTGGAGGATACCGTTGTGGTGGGGGAACTGGCCCTCAACGGCGACGTGCGCGCGGTCAGCGGCGTGCTGCCCATGATGATCGCGGCGCACGCGCAGGGGGTGCGCAGGGTGATCCTGCCGCGCGGCAACGTGGGGGAGGCAAACTGCATCGAGGGCATGGCGGTGTACGTGGCCGATACGCTTGGCGGGCTGTGCAGCGCGCTTGGTGGGCAATGTGCGCTGGAGCGCGCCCCCTACACCCCGTGGGACGCCGCGCGGGGCAGGCACAGCGCCCAGGGCGTGGATTTGGCGCAGGTGCGCGGGCAGAAGAACGCCAAACGCGCGCTGGAGATCGCCGCGGCGGGCGGGCATAATCTTTTGATGGTGGGGCCGCCCGGCTCGGGCAAGACCATGCTGGCCCGCTGCTTGCCCACGATCCTGCCGGAGATGTCCATGCAGGAGGCTATGGAGGTCACCAAAGTGCACTCGGTGGCGGGGGTACTGCCCGAAGGCAGCGGCCTGCTGTGCGAGCGTCCCTTCCGCGCGCCGCATCACACCGCATCGGTGCCCGCCATGCTGGGTGGCGGCAGGAACGCCAAGCCCGGCGAAGTGAGCCTGGCCCACTTTGGCGTACTCTTTTTGGACGAATTTCCGGAGTTCCCGCGAGCGGTGCTGGAGGCGCTGCGCCAGCCGCTGGAGGATGGGGTGGTGCAGGTCAGCCGCGTCAACGCCAGCGTGACGTACCCCGCGCGCTGCATGCTGGTGGCCTCCATGAACCCCTGCCCGTGCGGCAACTACGGCTCAACCACCCAGAGCTGCCGCTGCACGCCCGCGCAGATCGCGCGCTACCTGGGGCGTGTGAGTGGTCCGCTGCTGGACCGCATCGACATGCAGATCGAGGTGGAGGCGGTGCCCATTGCATCGCTGCACGCGCCGGCGGGGGGCGAGGAAACCTCCGATGCGGTGCGCGCGCGGGTGGAGGAGGCGCGAAAATTCCAGCGCGACCGCTTCGCCGCGAGCGAGGGGCTCTACTTCAACGCGCAGCTGGACGCAAAATCGCTGGAACAGTACGCCGCGCTGCAGCCGGAGGCCCGCGCCCTGCTGGAGCAGGCGTTCACAGCGCTCAAGCTTTCCGCACGGGCGCACGGGCGCATCATCAAGGTGGCCCGCACCATCGCGGATCTGGCGGGGAGCGATAGCATTTTATCCGAACACATTGCAGAGGCCATACAGTACCGCACATTGGACCGCAAATACTGGCATATGACTTAAATCGAGGACAATTTTTATGCAGTACAACGAACAGGAAAAGCTGTGGATATGGCTTGCGAGCGTTGCGGGCATGAATGCGCGTAAATTTGACGCGTTGCTCAGCGCTTTTGACACGCCAGCCTGTGTCTGGGAAGAGGGCACGGAGGAAACCTTGTCCCCCGTGGTGGGCCGTGCCACCGCATCGATGATCGCGGCCAGCCGCAACACCTTTTACCTGGAGGCCTTTTTACAGCGGCTGGAAAGCCTGGATATCCGCGCGCTGGCGCGCGTCAGCGATACGTATCCCGAGATGCTGCGGCATATCGACGACGCGCCCCCGGTGCTCTACACCCGCGGAAGAAGCGACGTCTCCTTTGCAAAAAGCGCGGCTGTCGTAGGCTCGCGCAACGCCTCGCGCTACGGCAGGGAGATGGCCGTGCGCATCGCGGGCGGTCTTGGCGCAAATGGCGTGACGGTGGTATCGGGCCTTGCGCGGGGCATCGATACCTGCGCCCAGGTTGCCTGCATGGAAGCGGGCGGCGTCACGGTGGGCGTGCTGGGTTGCGGCCTGGACGTGGTCTACCCGCCGGAGAACAGGGAGGTTTTTCAGCGAGTGATGCAAGTGGGCATGCTGGTGAGTGAATACCCGCCGGGCACCAAGCCGCTGGGCGCACATTTCCCCGCGCGCAACCGCATCATCAGCGGCCTTGCGCACGCGGTGGTGCTCATCGAAGCCCAGGAAAAGAGTGGCACCATGATCACCGTGCGCCACGCGCAGACGCAGGGCCGCGAGGTGTTCGCCGTGCCCGCCAACATCACGGCTCCCTCGAGCTACTGGCCCAACCGGCTGATTCAGGAGGGGGCGGCCGTGGTGCTCGACGCGCAGGATATTCTCTCGGAAATGCGCTGGAATACCGGCAGCCACGCGCTGGCGCAGGGGGGCCGCGCATCGCTTGAAGAACTGGTGCTTTCCCCGCAGGAGGCGCTAGTTGTGGCGGCGCTGACCCATGGCGAGGCGACCTTTGACGAACTCTGCCAGATGACCGCGCTGCCTGCACAAATATTGAATGTCCACTTGACAAGCTTGGAATTGCGGGAAATAATAGAACAGTTCCCAGGCAAAATCATTGCGCTGCACAGAAAATACGGTCCGTAAGGCCGTTTTAGGATATTGGAGGAGACATCATGGCGTCAAAACTCGTCATTGTAGAATCGCCGGCCAAGGCAAAAACCATCGCGAAGTTCCTGGGCCGGGGCTATAAGGTGGAAGCGTCCAACGGTCACGTACGCGACCTGCCCAAAAGCCAGCTGGGCATTGATATTGAAAACAATTTCACGCCCAAGTACATCACCATCCGCGGCCGTGGCGAGATCATCGACCGCCTTAAAAAGGAAGCAAAGGGCGCCTCGCGCGTCTATCTTGCAACTGACCCTGACCGCGAGGGAGAGGCCATTTCCTGGCATTTGGCGCACCTGCTCAAGATCGACCCCCAGCAGGCGTGCCGCATCTCGTTTAATGAGATCACCAAGGAAGCAATCCGCAGCGCCATGAAAAGCCCGCGCAGCATCGACCTTTCGCTGGTGGATGCCCAGCAGGCCCGCCGCCTGCTGGACCGCCTGGTGGGCTACCAGA
Above is a window of Maliibacterium massiliense DNA encoding:
- a CDS encoding ribonuclease HII, which produces MRKIAMTQKEIARLEALTRTERALQQAGYALVAGMDEAGRGPLAGPVAAACVILPTDAPIAGVNDSKKVSAPRREALYEEIIAKAVAYHVALVAPARIDQINILQATRQAMCEAVQGLAVQPDYLLVDAMEHLPVAMPMRALVHGDALSYSIAAASILAKVTRDRLMVTMDAQYPQYGFAQHKGYGTAQHIAALKAYGPCPLHRRSFIGHFVQTAEGNAHG
- a CDS encoding YraN family protein, which codes for MDNQALGRLGEEQACAYLVARGYAIVARNVRTRQGEVDIVARQGDVLAFVEVKTRASTRFGMPQQAVDARKQRRIIAVALQFLQQHPAYAACTVRFDVIACLHGNVTHFVDAFAADGAFF
- a CDS encoding phospholipid carrier-dependent glycosyltransferase, with product MNRRRKKGWALALALLALLTLGGCTQIPVTTQAPSYAPDANPWLIDGGTLKMPAGIFWPLVALLTLGFLALCFYAYKRAQRMARLGETPYDALALGCAFALAFTLRAVLAMVFAGHPTDIACFSVWSLRMVEVGPADFYIPTLFCDYPPGYFYLNYPFAAMVKLFGLAYQSPFTTLLIKMPAILADLALAYVLMRVVSARYGRAQGSLAALLVLFNPALWVNSAMWGQIDSVLTILLVLTLLDVKRDYVVRAGAWYTVALLVKPQALIIGPVLLWYVIDYFRRNKARALLPALYTALVMLGIFLLAVIPAGVKQPFGWLAAKYFGTMTSYPYATLNAPNFYALLGYNLKYHIDTLLGVSMQTWGIIGMAASVALSGIVYFRKKGERPLLGSAATLIFTLFMFGPSIHERYIYPAIILLFFMAWRRRDALLGGIAAGLSAVQFITCIVILRVFHFPANHPVLLFCSAANLALYLLFMLRMFGWRAPARRHARSGRQPQTKSTGGTNMKRSGRAAQERILHGANIYPKARWTRLDVILLTLLTLVYGFIGLSRLGDRHMPQTYWQPERSMFCYEVDFGSVQDIAYVNTLALINDGKMTVEVSEDGVNWGEPIIEWDHSFSKYWVWQRHNTPFHARYVRFMPTQANFRLLEIGFFDANDNLITPTVIQAQDDAYPFANAFDEQQYVPTRASYMNSMYFDEVYHPRTAYEQIHGWQIYEVTHPPLGKDIMMIGISLFGMTPFGWRIMGALAGVLMVPAMYVLGKQLFKKTRYAFLTSLLFTFDFMHYAQTRIATIDSFSVLFIIVMFIFMYDYFTHSFHDYPLWRTLLPLGLCGLMFGVGAATKWICIYAGGGLALLFFYTMYLRLQEYRWAGKYLKVLPEPVEEPVQELDAAMAGDPLCIETQAEREARLERTRARMGQVRTMFPKRLAVTIAWCLLFFIVIPCLIYYASYAPYVGTPNQGGSQLEIVLRNQEYMFSYHDKLVLEIQKEPHPYESKWYTWPVMIRPIFFFMGENLPEGTVEGLSSFGNPAVWWLGFVALIWMIFSLFTKRRQGDHALWARAHRQDRTRWFILIGLAAQYVPWMFVPRSTYIYHYFATVPFLVLCIVVMLRDFLEVKPHSRARKGVVIGYCALTVLLFAMFYPLITGTPIPAWYAQCCRWLPSWVLYGYWL
- a CDS encoding YifB family Mg chelatase-like AAA ATPase; this encodes MLAQVQSYALSGLEGYRVDVEVDISTGLPAFETVGLPDAAVKESKERVRSAVKNSGLDFPLARITVNLAPANARKEGSLYDLPIALGILCATGQIPKAALEDTVVVGELALNGDVRAVSGVLPMMIAAHAQGVRRVILPRGNVGEANCIEGMAVYVADTLGGLCSALGGQCALERAPYTPWDAARGRHSAQGVDLAQVRGQKNAKRALEIAAAGGHNLLMVGPPGSGKTMLARCLPTILPEMSMQEAMEVTKVHSVAGVLPEGSGLLCERPFRAPHHTASVPAMLGGGRNAKPGEVSLAHFGVLFLDEFPEFPRAVLEALRQPLEDGVVQVSRVNASVTYPARCMLVASMNPCPCGNYGSTTQSCRCTPAQIARYLGRVSGPLLDRIDMQIEVEAVPIASLHAPAGGEETSDAVRARVEEARKFQRDRFAASEGLYFNAQLDAKSLEQYAALQPEARALLEQAFTALKLSARAHGRIIKVARTIADLAGSDSILSEHIAEAIQYRTLDRKYWHMT
- the dprA gene encoding DNA-processing protein DprA; this translates as MQYNEQEKLWIWLASVAGMNARKFDALLSAFDTPACVWEEGTEETLSPVVGRATASMIAASRNTFYLEAFLQRLESLDIRALARVSDTYPEMLRHIDDAPPVLYTRGRSDVSFAKSAAVVGSRNASRYGREMAVRIAGGLGANGVTVVSGLARGIDTCAQVACMEAGGVTVGVLGCGLDVVYPPENREVFQRVMQVGMLVSEYPPGTKPLGAHFPARNRIISGLAHAVVLIEAQEKSGTMITVRHAQTQGREVFAVPANITAPSSYWPNRLIQEGAAVVLDAQDILSEMRWNTGSHALAQGGRASLEELVLSPQEALVVAALTHGEATFDELCQMTALPAQILNVHLTSLELREIIEQFPGKIIALHRKYGP